One genomic region from Glaciimonas sp. PAMC28666 encodes:
- a CDS encoding CbtA family protein, translating to MSLNGATADSFLAIKPGFRRFVSSVLLAGLCAGLLLTAVQKIQATPIIARAEVYEEAAAKVAQTALEKPTTAAMDMHARTLMADAHQHEAVEWEPTNGVERSLYTVMANVTMAVGFALLLGAAILLRGGISGWREGLLWGIAGYVVVFVAPSLGLAPEVPGTQAAPLLDRQLWWTATATLTAISLALLVFGRHWSLKLLAVVLLLAPHLAGAPEPQIHGGAAPAELVRAFIYATAIANGIFWLGLGGAFGFFYKQLTDSKG from the coding sequence ATGTCATTGAACGGCGCAACAGCCGATAGTTTTTTAGCAATTAAACCCGGTTTCAGACGCTTCGTCTCGTCCGTGCTGTTGGCCGGATTATGTGCAGGATTGCTGCTGACAGCCGTGCAAAAAATACAAGCAACGCCGATCATCGCGCGAGCTGAAGTCTATGAGGAAGCCGCAGCAAAAGTAGCCCAAACCGCGTTGGAGAAGCCTACCACTGCGGCAATGGACATGCATGCGCGCACATTGATGGCAGACGCGCATCAGCATGAAGCAGTGGAATGGGAGCCAACCAATGGCGTCGAAAGGTCGCTGTACACCGTCATGGCAAATGTGACGATGGCAGTGGGTTTTGCGCTGCTGCTAGGCGCCGCTATTTTGTTGCGTGGTGGCATCAGTGGCTGGCGTGAGGGTTTGTTGTGGGGTATCGCCGGTTACGTCGTCGTTTTTGTAGCGCCTTCGCTTGGGCTCGCGCCGGAAGTGCCGGGAACGCAGGCGGCACCTCTTTTGGACCGTCAATTGTGGTGGACTGCGACCGCGACCCTGACCGCTATTTCTTTGGCATTGCTAGTTTTTGGCCGTCATTGGTCATTAAAACTGCTGGCCGTGGTGTTGCTTTTGGCACCGCATCTGGCCGGCGCACCAGAGCCGCAGATACACGGCGGCGCAGCGCCAGCGGAATTAGTAAGGGCTTTTATCTACGCCACCGCGATTGCAAACGGCATTTTTTGGCTTGGACTTGGCGGGGCTTTCGGCTTTTTTTACAAGCAATTAACCGACTCCAAAGGCTAA
- a CDS encoding CbtB domain-containing protein — protein MSTSSTGLIDHIPAVVPVATWKQRVIPAMLSAVVGLLLVYAMGFSHNMTLHNAAHDGRHSAGFPCH, from the coding sequence ATGTCAACGTCCTCAACTGGTCTTATTGATCACATCCCCGCCGTCGTACCCGTAGCCACCTGGAAACAGCGTGTTATCCCTGCAATGCTTAGCGCCGTCGTCGGGCTGCTGCTGGTCTATGCGATGGGTTTTTCGCACAATATGACCTTGCATAATGCGGCGCATGACGGTCGCCATTCAGCGGGCTTTCCATGTCATTGA
- a CDS encoding ferredoxin gives MRTHSRHIFMCTGPRCTEDGVRAEAMFGILGAAIDARPELRVKRTRTHCMVACKNQGPLALVYPEGIWYRCEDADAIERIVTEHLEHGREVTDLVFHRLGSGDVSPEDNIDV, from the coding sequence ATGAGAACCCATTCCCGACACATTTTTATGTGTACCGGCCCGCGTTGTACCGAAGACGGTGTGCGTGCTGAAGCGATGTTCGGCATTCTTGGCGCGGCCATCGATGCGCGGCCTGAATTACGTGTCAAGCGCACCCGCACGCACTGCATGGTCGCTTGCAAAAATCAAGGACCGCTGGCGCTGGTATATCCGGAAGGTATCTGGTATCGCTGCGAAGACGCGGACGCTATCGAGCGCATCGTTACCGAGCATCTGGAACACGGACGCGAAGTGACCGATCTTGTGTTTCATCGACTTGGTAGCGGCGACGTGTCACCGGAGGACAACATCGATGTCTGA